A stretch of the Mesorhizobium huakuii genome encodes the following:
- a CDS encoding VOC family protein, with translation MTIDDPFQHASLGSGVFYRDPRAALAWLEAAFGFERSMVVSDADGKLVHAEMRFGDCYIIVDSEWRDYVASPASVSGKNTQSVYVRLKDGLDAHCEQARAAGAEIIQEPADQFYGERQYRAGDPEGHVWTFAQPIRSVSREEAERLSGLRIDGWHR, from the coding sequence ATGACGATCGACGATCCGTTCCAGCACGCGAGCCTGGGGTCCGGTGTCTTCTACAGGGACCCTCGTGCCGCGCTGGCTTGGCTCGAAGCGGCTTTCGGCTTCGAGCGCAGCATGGTGGTGAGCGACGCCGACGGAAAGCTCGTCCACGCCGAGATGCGCTTCGGCGATTGCTATATCATCGTCGATTCCGAATGGAGAGACTATGTCGCGAGCCCGGCGTCGGTCTCAGGCAAGAACACGCAGTCGGTCTATGTCAGGCTGAAGGACGGCCTGGACGCGCATTGCGAGCAGGCGCGGGCGGCCGGCGCTGAGATAATCCAGGAACCTGCAGACCAGTTCTACGGCGAACGCCAGTATCGGGCTGGCGATCCCGAGGGTCATGTCTGGACCTTCGCGCAGCCCATCCGTTCTGTGTCCCGCGAAGAGGCTGAGCGGTTGAGCGGTCTGCGCATTGACGGCTGGCACCGGTAG
- the lnt gene encoding apolipoprotein N-acyltransferase: MERLAGRIILLWGWRRALVAFLAGALAVLGQAPYDFFAACFISFPLLVWLLDGATGEASGSLLRRLRPAFAVGWWFGFGYFLAGLWWIGSALLVEADDFAWALPFAVVGIPFALAFFYGFATMVARLLWSSDIGRIAALAFGFGLTEWLRGSLFTGFPWNAIGYAAMPVPLLMQSVSVTGMIGMNVLAVFVFSLPALLAARRHLRLGAALFVLLASVHVGFGYVRLAAPEKPAERSLDVRIVQPAVDLSEKWDASVRDRIFATLLGLSAKAPDPGHGKPQLILWPETSVPFLFTERPDALTALGDMLADGQMLIAGVVREEGGSAASTDSRYYNSVVAINDKGEIADAVDKVHLVPFGEYLPFADLFNRFGIAQLVAGPVTFAAGNERHAITLPGGIRALPFICYEVIFPDLVAVDATSAQLIVNVTNDAWFGDTPGPYQHFRQAQIRAVENGLPLLRAANNGISAVVDPHGRIVDALAIDARGAIDVKVPISEQAVVSSGQRRINGMLIMLLFALVGALLNVRQRLRVN; encoded by the coding sequence ATGGAGCGCCTGGCCGGCCGGATAATTCTGCTTTGGGGTTGGCGGCGGGCGCTCGTGGCCTTTCTGGCCGGGGCGCTGGCGGTCCTTGGCCAGGCACCCTACGATTTCTTCGCTGCCTGCTTCATCTCGTTTCCGCTGCTGGTCTGGCTGCTCGACGGCGCGACCGGCGAAGCCTCCGGCAGCCTGCTCCGGCGCTTGCGGCCGGCCTTCGCCGTCGGCTGGTGGTTCGGCTTCGGCTATTTTCTCGCCGGTCTCTGGTGGATCGGCTCGGCGTTGCTGGTCGAGGCCGATGACTTTGCCTGGGCGCTGCCCTTCGCCGTGGTCGGCATTCCCTTCGCGCTCGCCTTTTTCTACGGCTTCGCAACGATGGTCGCCCGGCTCCTGTGGAGCAGCGATATCGGCCGCATCGCCGCCCTTGCCTTCGGCTTCGGGCTGACGGAGTGGCTGCGCGGCTCCCTGTTCACCGGTTTTCCCTGGAATGCCATCGGCTATGCGGCAATGCCGGTGCCTCTTCTCATGCAGAGCGTCTCGGTGACCGGCATGATCGGCATGAACGTGCTTGCGGTGTTCGTTTTTTCGCTGCCGGCGCTGCTGGCGGCGCGCCGGCATCTTCGCCTGGGCGCCGCATTGTTCGTCCTGCTCGCATCTGTCCATGTCGGTTTCGGCTATGTCAGGCTTGCCGCGCCTGAAAAGCCGGCGGAGCGCAGCCTGGATGTCCGCATCGTCCAGCCGGCCGTCGACCTCAGCGAAAAATGGGACGCTTCGGTGCGCGACCGCATCTTCGCCACCTTGCTCGGCCTGTCCGCCAAGGCGCCGGACCCCGGTCACGGCAAGCCGCAACTCATTCTCTGGCCGGAAACCTCGGTACCCTTCCTTTTCACCGAGCGCCCGGACGCGTTGACGGCGCTGGGCGACATGCTGGCCGATGGCCAGATGCTGATCGCCGGCGTCGTTCGCGAGGAAGGCGGCTCGGCGGCCAGCACCGACAGCCGCTATTACAATTCCGTGGTGGCGATCAACGACAAGGGCGAAATCGCCGACGCCGTCGACAAGGTCCATCTGGTGCCGTTCGGCGAATATCTGCCTTTCGCCGACCTGTTCAACCGTTTCGGCATAGCACAGCTTGTCGCCGGGCCGGTGACGTTCGCCGCCGGCAACGAGCGCCACGCGATCACGCTGCCGGGCGGCATCCGTGCCCTGCCATTTATCTGTTACGAGGTGATCTTTCCCGATCTTGTGGCAGTTGACGCTACGTCAGCACAGCTTATTGTGAACGTTACCAATGATGCGTGGTTCGGGGACACGCCGGGACCGTACCAGCATTTCAGGCAGGCCCAGATTCGCGCGGTGGAGAACGGATTGCCCTTGCTGCGTGCTGCCAACAACGGCATCTCGGCCGTCGTCGATCCACATGGACGCATCGTCGATGCGTTGGCGATCGACGCGCGCGGAGCCATCGATGTGAAGGTGCCGATTTCCGAACAGGCGGTCGTTTCCTCGGGCCAGCGGCGCATTAACGGAATGCTGATCATGTTGCTGTTTGCGCTGGTGGGAGCGCTGTTGAACGTAAGGCAACGGCTACGGGTGAATTGA
- a CDS encoding helix-turn-helix domain-containing protein codes for MTEENKKKPNPIDIHVGSRVRLRRNMLGMSQEKLGENLGITFQQIQKYEKGTNRVGASRLQAIASILGVPVAFFFEDAPGQEAVAGRGFSEDASMAFAVEFCGSPEGLQLNRAFVKIADVKVRRRIIDLVKSLAADDLD; via the coding sequence ATGACAGAAGAAAACAAGAAGAAACCGAATCCCATCGACATCCACGTTGGAAGCCGCGTTCGGCTTCGCCGCAACATGCTCGGAATGAGCCAGGAAAAGCTGGGCGAGAATCTCGGCATCACATTTCAACAAATCCAGAAATATGAAAAGGGCACCAACCGCGTCGGCGCCAGCCGGCTGCAGGCGATTGCCTCCATACTCGGCGTGCCCGTCGCCTTCTTCTTCGAGGATGCGCCGGGCCAGGAAGCGGTGGCCGGTCGTGGCTTTTCCGAAGATGCGTCGATGGCTTTCGCCGTCGAATTCTGCGGCAGTCCCGAAGGCCTTCAGCTCAACCGGGCCTTCGTCAAGATCGCCGACGTCAAGGTACGCCGCAGGATCATCGACCTGGTGAAGTCGCTCGCCGCGGACGATCTCGACTGA
- the metK gene encoding methionine adenosyltransferase — translation MTRQNYFFTSESVAEGHPDKVCDRISDEIVDLVYREAKKTGMDPWKVRVACETLATTNRVVIAGEVRVPETLLKKDKAGNILKDAAGHPVVNPAKFKSVARKAIREIGYEQAGFHWKTAKIEVLLHGQSPDIGQGVDNAADRQGEEGAGDQGIMFGYACRETPDLMPAPIYYSHKILELLAAARHENNGEAGKLGPDAKSQVTVRYIDGKAAEATQIVLSTQHLDATWDSKKVRKVVEPYIREALGDLKIADDCIWYINPTGKFVIGGPDGDAGLTGRKIIVDTYGGAAPHGGGAFSGKDTTKVDRSAAYAARYLAKNVVAAKLADRCTIQLSYAIGVAQPLSVYVDLHGTGKVDEAKLEDALRTVMDLSPSGIRRHLDLNKPIYAKTSSYGHFGRKAGRDGSFSWEKTDLAKALKDAVAA, via the coding sequence GTGACGCGGCAGAACTACTTCTTTACCTCGGAATCCGTTGCCGAGGGCCATCCCGACAAAGTCTGTGACCGGATCTCCGACGAGATTGTCGATCTGGTCTACCGTGAAGCCAAGAAGACCGGCATGGACCCATGGAAAGTCCGTGTCGCCTGCGAGACGCTGGCGACCACCAACCGCGTCGTCATCGCCGGCGAAGTGCGCGTCCCCGAGACGCTGCTGAAAAAGGACAAGGCCGGCAATATTCTCAAGGATGCCGCCGGCCACCCTGTCGTAAACCCGGCGAAGTTCAAATCCGTCGCCCGCAAGGCGATCCGCGAGATCGGCTACGAGCAGGCCGGCTTCCACTGGAAGACGGCCAAGATAGAGGTTCTCCTGCACGGCCAGTCGCCAGACATCGGCCAGGGCGTCGACAACGCCGCCGACCGCCAGGGCGAGGAAGGGGCCGGCGACCAGGGCATCATGTTCGGCTATGCCTGCCGCGAGACGCCGGACCTGATGCCGGCGCCGATCTACTACAGCCACAAGATCCTTGAACTTCTGGCCGCCGCCCGTCACGAAAACAACGGCGAGGCCGGCAAGCTCGGCCCGGACGCCAAGAGCCAGGTTACTGTGCGCTACATCGACGGCAAGGCCGCCGAGGCAACGCAGATCGTGCTGTCGACCCAGCATCTCGACGCGACCTGGGACTCCAAGAAGGTCCGCAAGGTCGTGGAACCCTACATCCGCGAGGCGCTTGGTGATCTCAAGATCGCCGACGATTGCATCTGGTACATCAACCCGACCGGCAAGTTCGTCATCGGCGGCCCGGACGGTGACGCCGGCCTCACCGGCCGCAAGATCATCGTCGACACCTATGGTGGCGCGGCACCGCATGGTGGCGGCGCCTTCTCCGGCAAGGACACCACCAAGGTCGACCGTTCAGCCGCCTACGCGGCGCGCTACCTTGCCAAGAACGTCGTGGCGGCGAAGCTTGCCGACCGCTGCACCATCCAGCTTTCCTACGCCATCGGCGTTGCACAGCCCCTGTCGGTCTATGTCGACCTGCACGGCACCGGCAAGGTCGACGAGGCCAAGCTCGAGGACGCGCTGCGCACCGTGATGGACCTGTCGCCGTCGGGCATCCGCCGTCATCTCGACCTCAACAAGCCGATCTACGCCAAGACGTCGTCTTACGGCCATTTCGGCCGCAAGGCCGGCCGTGACGGGTCTTTCTCCTGGGAAAAGACCGATCTCGCCAAGGCGCTCAAGGATGCTGTCGCGGCCTGA
- the trmB gene encoding tRNA (guanine(46)-N(7))-methyltransferase TrmB has protein sequence MSPQDRPSRATEAFFGRRRGKPVRPQQAAALESGLDAYRLDLTAEAPSDLRTLFKAEVSTVRLEIGFGGGEHLLHRAIEAPTTGFIGVEPFVNGMAKMMMAVQARPLANLRVHDDDATRLLDWLPPASLDGIDLLYPDPWPKKKHWKRRFVSPVNLERFARVLKPGSKFRFASDIDTYVNWTLLHCRAHGAFAWQAAEAADWHRPYEGWPGTRYEAKAIREGRRPAYLTFVRK, from the coding sequence ATGAGCCCGCAAGACAGGCCAAGCCGTGCGACCGAAGCTTTCTTCGGTCGTCGGCGCGGCAAGCCGGTTCGCCCGCAGCAGGCGGCGGCCCTGGAAAGCGGGCTTGACGCCTATCGGCTTGATCTGACTGCTGAGGCGCCGTCGGATTTGCGCACTTTGTTTAAGGCTGAGGTTTCGACTGTCCGGCTCGAGATCGGCTTTGGCGGCGGCGAGCATCTTTTGCACCGCGCCATCGAGGCGCCGACGACCGGCTTCATCGGCGTCGAGCCCTTCGTCAACGGCATGGCCAAGATGATGATGGCGGTGCAGGCAAGGCCGCTGGCCAATCTCAGGGTCCATGACGACGACGCCACCCGGCTGCTCGACTGGCTGCCGCCGGCCTCGCTCGACGGCATCGATCTTCTCTATCCCGACCCCTGGCCGAAGAAGAAGCACTGGAAGCGGCGCTTCGTCAGTCCGGTCAATCTCGAGCGTTTCGCGCGCGTCCTGAAGCCGGGTTCAAAATTCCGCTTCGCGTCCGATATCGACACCTATGTGAACTGGACCTTGCTGCATTGCCGGGCGCATGGCGCTTTTGCATGGCAGGCAGCCGAAGCTGCCGACTGGCACCGTCCCTATGAGGGCTGGCCGGGCACGCGTTACGAGGCCAAGGCCATTCGCGAGGGCCGGCGGCCTGCCTATCTGACCTTTGTCAGGAAATAG
- a CDS encoding helix-turn-helix domain-containing protein, which produces MQKFRDVLSRWNGGDLSMLEAGELLGMSERQFRRYRDRYEEAGEAGLLDRRLGKLSTRRVPAEAIEEMLELYRHRYLGWNVKHFHEHLLRDHNFSWGYTFIKTQLHAAGLVERAKRRGAHRRKRERKPCEGMMLHQDGSRHAWLDSQPMLDLIVTMDDATSTIYSAFLIGRKARRRAFRDFWRPLSPRDCRQASTPIVAAIISSRSRPARRSTRAG; this is translated from the coding sequence ATGCAGAAGTTTCGGGACGTTTTGAGCCGTTGGAATGGCGGCGATCTTTCGATGCTGGAGGCTGGTGAGTTGTTGGGGATGTCGGAGCGGCAATTCCGGCGTTACCGCGACCGCTATGAAGAGGCTGGGGAAGCTGGGTTGCTCGATCGACGGTTAGGCAAGCTTTCGACCCGTCGGGTGCCTGCGGAAGCGATCGAGGAGATGCTGGAGCTTTATCGTCATCGCTACCTTGGCTGGAATGTGAAGCATTTCCACGAGCACCTGCTGCGCGATCACAACTTCAGCTGGGGCTATACCTTCATCAAGACGCAGCTTCACGCGGCAGGCTTGGTTGAACGGGCCAAGCGGCGCGGTGCTCACCGGCGCAAGCGCGAAAGGAAGCCGTGCGAGGGGATGATGCTGCATCAGGATGGCAGCCGGCATGCCTGGTTGGACAGCCAGCCTATGCTCGACCTGATCGTGACGATGGACGACGCGACGAGCACGATCTATTCGGCCTTCCTGATTGGGAGGAAGGCACGGCGTCGAGCTTTCAGGGACTTCTGGAGACCTTTGTCGCCAAGGGATTGCCGTCAAGCCTCTACACCGATCGTGGCAGCCATTATTTCGTCACGCTCAAGGCCGGCGAGGCGGTCGACAAGAGCCGGCTGA
- the rimP gene encoding ribosome maturation factor RimP yields MTATASEGDDRIIRESGIDARIALIVQPVLRGIGFRLVRVHLSGQNGLTLQIMAEREDGTMTVEDCEEVSRAVSPALDVDDPIEKAYHLEVSSPGIDRPLVRKSDFVTWTGHLVKMETSVIVADRKRFKGKIAEAGENDVLIERDKAAYGEEPTVRVPYDAIAETRLILTDDLIRDALSKDNRARKEAKKRRGEPDDDVPEGAEADATEEHEQEI; encoded by the coding sequence ATGACTGCAACGGCAAGCGAAGGTGACGACCGCATCATCCGCGAAAGCGGTATCGATGCGCGCATTGCGCTGATCGTCCAGCCGGTGCTGCGCGGCATCGGCTTTCGCCTCGTGCGCGTGCATCTGTCCGGCCAGAACGGGCTGACGCTGCAGATCATGGCCGAGCGCGAGGACGGCACCATGACCGTCGAGGATTGCGAAGAGGTCAGCCGCGCGGTGTCGCCGGCGCTCGATGTCGATGATCCGATCGAAAAGGCGTATCATCTCGAAGTCTCTTCGCCCGGCATCGACCGGCCGTTGGTGCGCAAATCGGATTTCGTGACCTGGACCGGTCATCTGGTGAAGATGGAAACATCAGTCATCGTCGCCGATCGCAAGCGCTTCAAGGGCAAGATCGCCGAAGCCGGTGAGAACGATGTGCTGATCGAGCGCGACAAGGCGGCCTATGGCGAGGAGCCGACGGTGCGCGTGCCCTACGACGCGATTGCCGAAACCCGGCTGATCCTGACCGACGACCTCATCCGCGATGCGTTGTCGAAGGACAACAGGGCGCGCAAGGAAGCCAAGAAACGTCGCGGCGAGCCGGATGACGACGTGCCCGAGGGTGCGGAAGCGGACGCCACGGAAGAACACGAACAGGAAATTTGA
- the nusA gene encoding transcription termination factor NusA — protein sequence MVVSANRLELLQIADAVAREKSIDKSIVIAAMADAIQKAARSRYGQETNIRADINPNTGEMKLQRLMEVVEKVDDYATQIAISSARERNPDAQLGDFIAEQLPPMDFGRIAAQSAKQVIVQKVREAERDRQYDEYKDRIGEIVNGTVKRVEYGNVIVDLGRGEAIIRRDELIPRENYKYGDRVRAYVYDVRREQRGPQIFLSRTHPQFMAKLFTMEVPEIYDGIIEIKSVARDPGSRAKIAVISRDSSIDPVGACVGMRGSRVQAVVGELQGEKIDIIPWSPSAASFIVNALQPAEVAKVVLDEDAERIEVVVPDDQLSLAIGRRGQNVRLASQLTGWDIDILTEAEESERRQKEFVERSALFMEALDVDEMVGQVLASEGFTSVEEVAYVDAGEIASIDGFDEDTASEIQTRAREYLEKIEAEHDDKRKALGVKDELREIPGITTAMMVTLGEDGVKTIEDFAGYAADDLTGWKERKDGETKVYPGVLANHGVSRADAEQMVLNARLKAGWISEDELAAEEVSADEAVGA from the coding sequence ATGGTTGTAAGCGCCAACAGACTTGAACTGCTGCAGATTGCCGACGCGGTCGCGCGTGAAAAGTCCATCGACAAGTCGATCGTCATCGCCGCCATGGCCGATGCGATCCAGAAGGCGGCGCGCTCGCGTTATGGCCAGGAAACCAACATCCGCGCCGACATCAACCCCAACACCGGCGAGATGAAGCTGCAGCGGCTGATGGAAGTGGTCGAAAAAGTCGACGACTATGCCACGCAGATCGCCATTTCCTCGGCCCGCGAGCGCAATCCCGACGCCCAGCTCGGCGACTTTATCGCCGAACAGCTGCCGCCGATGGATTTCGGCCGCATCGCCGCCCAGTCGGCCAAGCAGGTCATCGTGCAGAAGGTGCGCGAGGCCGAACGTGACCGTCAGTATGACGAATACAAGGACCGCATCGGCGAGATCGTCAACGGCACCGTCAAGCGCGTCGAATATGGCAATGTCATCGTCGATCTCGGCCGTGGCGAGGCCATTATCCGCCGCGACGAGCTGATCCCGCGCGAGAACTACAAGTATGGCGACCGCGTCCGCGCCTATGTCTACGACGTGCGCCGCGAGCAGCGCGGCCCGCAGATCTTCCTGTCGCGCACCCATCCGCAGTTCATGGCCAAACTCTTCACCATGGAAGTGCCGGAGATCTATGACGGCATCATCGAGATCAAGTCGGTCGCCCGCGACCCGGGTTCGCGCGCCAAGATCGCCGTCATCTCGCGTGATTCCTCGATCGATCCGGTCGGAGCCTGCGTCGGTATGCGCGGCAGCCGCGTCCAGGCCGTCGTCGGCGAATTGCAGGGCGAGAAGATCGACATCATTCCGTGGTCGCCCTCGGCCGCCTCCTTCATCGTCAATGCGCTGCAGCCGGCGGAAGTCGCCAAGGTCGTGCTCGACGAAGACGCCGAGCGCATCGAAGTGGTGGTTCCCGACGATCAGCTGTCGCTGGCCATCGGCCGCCGCGGCCAGAATGTGCGTCTCGCCTCGCAGCTCACCGGCTGGGATATCGACATCCTGACCGAGGCCGAGGAATCCGAGCGCCGCCAGAAGGAATTCGTCGAGCGCTCGGCGCTGTTCATGGAAGCCCTCGACGTCGACGAGATGGTCGGCCAGGTGCTGGCCTCCGAAGGCTTCACCAGCGTCGAGGAAGTCGCCTATGTCGACGCCGGCGAGATCGCCTCGATCGACGGCTTTGACGAAGACACCGCTTCCGAAATCCAGACCCGTGCCCGCGAATATCTCGAAAAGATCGAGGCCGAGCACGACGACAAGCGCAAGGCGCTGGGCGTCAAGGACGAACTGCGCGAAATCCCCGGCATCACCACCGCCATGATGGTGACGCTCGGCGAGGACGGCGTGAAGACGATCGAGGATTTCGCCGGCTACGCCGCCGACGACCTGACCGGCTGGAAGGAACGCAAGGACGGCGAGACCAAGGTCTATCCGGGCGTGCTGGCCAATCATGGTGTTTCGCGCGCCGACGCCGAACAGATGGTGCTCAACGCCCGTCTCAAGGCCGGCTGGATTTCCGAGGACGAGCTTGCGGCCGAAGAAGTATCGGCTGACGAAGCCGTTGGTGCGTGA
- a CDS encoding RNA-binding protein: MNDRTCIVTRKQAEPDELIRFVVGPDSAVVPDLKRNLPGRGCWVSADRLHIDKAAAKNLFARAFKAQVVVPPDLGGMVDGLLSRSALGMLGLARKAGAISLGATKVESAVRSGLALFVLHAAEASDDGVRKISQARRATVHIGGPSILAYKLFSEAELSLALGGTNVIHAAVLAGDAGKAVQKRMVALDRYRGGTPDDLAMLAAVADEDEPAEDME, encoded by the coding sequence ATGAACGATCGCACCTGCATCGTTACCCGCAAGCAGGCCGAACCGGATGAACTGATCCGGTTCGTCGTCGGCCCGGATTCGGCCGTCGTTCCCGATCTCAAGAGAAATCTGCCCGGCCGCGGTTGCTGGGTGAGTGCCGATCGCCTACATATCGACAAGGCGGCGGCCAAGAACCTTTTTGCCCGCGCCTTCAAGGCACAGGTGGTCGTGCCGCCGGATCTTGGCGGCATGGTCGACGGGCTGCTCTCCAGATCCGCTCTGGGCATGCTGGGTCTCGCTCGCAAGGCAGGCGCAATTTCTCTTGGTGCCACCAAGGTTGAGAGTGCCGTGCGCAGCGGGCTGGCGCTTTTCGTGCTTCACGCGGCCGAAGCGTCGGACGATGGCGTGCGCAAGATCAGCCAGGCGCGGCGGGCGACCGTCCATATTGGCGGCCCTTCCATCCTTGCCTACAAACTTTTCTCCGAGGCCGAGTTGAGCTTGGCATTGGGGGGCACAAATGTGATACATGCTGCCGTCCTCGCGGGAGACGCGGGTAAGGCGGTCCAGAAGCGCATGGTTGCGCTCGACCGATATCGGGGCGGTACCCCGGACGATCTGGCAATGCTTGCGGCCGTTGCTGACGAAGATGAGCCCGCAGAGGATATGGAATGA